Within Bdellovibrio sp. ArHS, the genomic segment CACATTCTGCTGGAAGGTGTCCCTGGCTTGGCCAAAACGCTGACCATTGCGACGGTGTCGCAGTCGATCTCCTTGGACTTCCAAAGAATTCAGTTCACTCCGGATCTTCTGCCGACAGATTTGATCGGAACGATGATTTTCAATCCGAAGTCAGGGGAGTTTGCTCCGCGTAAAGGTCCGATCTTTACTAACATCGTTCTGGCCGACGAGATCAATCGTGCGCCAGCGAAAGTTCAATCCGCGTTGTTGGAAGCGATGGCCGAAAAGCAAGTGACTATCGGTGAAGAGTCTTACAAGCTTGCAAATCCCTTCCTGGTTTTGGCGACACAGAATCCCTTGGAGCAAGAGGGAACTTATCCTCTTCCGGAAGCGCAGATGGACCGTTTTATGTTCAAGATCAACGTGGTTTATCCGGCCAAGGGGGAAGAGCTTGAGATCTTAAATCGCATGGGCTCGAACGAAAAGCCGGTCGTGAATCCGGTGATCTCCAAAGAAGATCTTTTAAGAGCCTCCGCGCGCGCTGATCAGATTTACGTTGATGCAAAAATTAAAAACTACATCGTGGAAATTATTATGGCTTCGCGTAAGCCCGGTGAATATGGTCTTAGCCGTATCGCCAATCTCATCAATGTGGGGGGCTCGCCACGGGCGACGATCAGTTTATATCGTGCCGCTAAAGCTCATGCCTTTATTCGCGGTCGCGGTTACGTAACGGCGGAAGATGTCAAAGCCATTGCCTATCACGTGATGAGACATCGTTTGATTCTGACGTACGAAGCGGAAGCGGAAAACATCAAATCTGATGACATTATCAAAGAAATCTTAAGTCAGGTTGAGGTTCCCTAGTGAGTTTACCTCCAGAGGTCTTAAAAAAGGTTAAGCTCTTAGAGATCAACACAAGAAAACTTGTGAACAATCTTTTTGCGGGCGAATATCACACGGCTTTTAAGGGCCAAGGGATGACCTTTGCGGACTTCCGGGAGTATGTGCCCGGCGATGACGTGCGCAGTATCTCATGGCCTCTCACAGCTCGGACCGGAAAACCCTATATCAAAACTTTCGAAGAAGAGCGGGAATTGACGTTGATCCTGGCGGTTGATGTCAGTGGTTCGAGTGATTTCGGCACCGGGCCTTATTTCAAAGGTGAAGTGATGACTCACATGGCAGCACTTTTGGCTTTTTCGGCGGTGAAAAATAACGACCAGATCGGTTTGTTATTGTTCAGCGATCAAGTGGAACACTTCGTTCCGCCGAAAAAAGGGCGCGGTCATGTGCATCGCTTACTGCGCGATTTATTTTATTATCAGCCGAAAAGTCATCGCACGAAACTTTCCCAAGGCTTCAGCTATTTGCAAGGGGTTTTGAAAAAGCGGGCGACGATTTTTGTGTTTAGCGATTTTATGGATCAAGGATTTGATCAAAGTTTGCGACTGTTGGGGCGCAAGCACGATGTCGTAGCCTGTGTGGTGAACGATGCGGCTGAGTATTCGTTACCGCAAATGGGGGTTATCGAAGTTCAGGATGCAGAAACGGGCGAGGTTATCACCGTGGATACGTCCTCTTCGACGTTCCGTGCGCAGTACGAAGACGCGGTCCAAAAAAATAAAGAACAACGGGATCGTCTGCTGCGTCTATCACAGGTTGAACGTGTCGATGTCAGATCCAGCGAAGACTACGTCAATCCGTTGGTGGCGTTTTTTAAGAAGAGAAAATAATGGCGGCTATTCAGTGCAAGACAGAAATACCTTCCGTTGAAGGACTTAACGACAACC encodes:
- a CDS encoding MoxR family ATPase, with product MSEVDIMALNAAIKQESQFIEKMMAEINKVVVGQKEMVEGIMMGLLTGGHILLEGVPGLAKTLTIATVSQSISLDFQRIQFTPDLLPTDLIGTMIFNPKSGEFAPRKGPIFTNIVLADEINRAPAKVQSALLEAMAEKQVTIGEESYKLANPFLVLATQNPLEQEGTYPLPEAQMDRFMFKINVVYPAKGEELEILNRMGSNEKPVVNPVISKEDLLRASARADQIYVDAKIKNYIVEIIMASRKPGEYGLSRIANLINVGGSPRATISLYRAAKAHAFIRGRGYVTAEDVKAIAYHVMRHRLILTYEAEAENIKSDDIIKEILSQVEVP
- a CDS encoding DUF58 domain-containing protein codes for the protein MSLPPEVLKKVKLLEINTRKLVNNLFAGEYHTAFKGQGMTFADFREYVPGDDVRSISWPLTARTGKPYIKTFEEERELTLILAVDVSGSSDFGTGPYFKGEVMTHMAALLAFSAVKNNDQIGLLLFSDQVEHFVPPKKGRGHVHRLLRDLFYYQPKSHRTKLSQGFSYLQGVLKKRATIFVFSDFMDQGFDQSLRLLGRKHDVVACVVNDAAEYSLPQMGVIEVQDAETGEVITVDTSSSTFRAQYEDAVQKNKEQRDRLLRLSQVERVDVRSSEDYVNPLVAFFKKRK